In Falco biarmicus isolate bFalBia1 chromosome 7, bFalBia1.pri, whole genome shotgun sequence, a single window of DNA contains:
- the MFGE8 gene encoding lactadherin isoform X2 — protein MRAVRQWQALLALGLGLSLLLIVVGDFCDVNHCQNGGTCLTGINETPFFCICPEGYVGIDCNETEKGPCHPNPCHNNGECQLVPNRGDVFTDYICKCPAGYDGVHCQNNKNECYSQPCKNGGTCLDLDGDYTCKCPSPFLGKTCHVRCAVLLGMEGGAISDAQLSASSVHYGFLGLQRWGPELARLNNHGIVNAWTSSNYDKNPWIQANLLRKMRLSGIITQGARRVGQPEYVRAYKVAYSLDGREFTFCKDEKKDTEKVFQGNVDYGTMQTNMFNPPIVTQFIRIYPVMCRRACTLRFELIGCEMNGCSEPLGMKSRLISDQQITASSVYKTWGIDAFTWHPHYARLDKTGKTNAWTALHNGQSEWLQIDLRDQKKVTGIITQGARDFGHIQYVAAYKVAYSDNGTTWTLYQDGQKNSTKIFHGNSDNYSHKKNVFDVPFYARFIRILPVAWHNRITLRVELLGCDE, from the exons ATGAGGGCGGTGAGGCAGTGGCAGGCGCTGCTcgccctggggctggggctctcGCTGCTGCTGATCGTGGTCG GGGACTTCTGTGATGTGAACCACTGTCAGAATGGGGGCACCTGCCTGACCGGGATTAATGAGACCCCCTTCTTCTGCATCTGCCCTGAGGGCTACGTTGGGATTGACTGCAATGAGACAGAGAAAG GCCCCTGCCACCCCAATCCTTGCCACAACAACGGTGAATGCCAGCTGGTCCCAAACCGGGGGGATGTCTTCACTGACTACATCTGCAAGTGCCCTGCAGGGTACGATGGGGTGCACTGCCAGAACA ACAAGAACGAGTGCTACTCCCAGCCTTGCAAAAATGGAGGCACCTGCCTGGACCTGGATGGCGACTACACCTGCAAATGCCCTTCTCCGTTCTTGGGGAAGACCTGCCATGTCC GCTGCGCAGTTCTCCTGGGCATGGAAGGAGGAGCCATCTCTGATGCTCAGCTTTCAGCATCTTCTGTCCACTACGGCTTCCTTGGCCTCCAGCGCTGGGGTCCAGAGCTCGCCCGCCTCAACAACCACGGCATCGTCAACGCCTGGACCTCCAGCAACTATGACAAGAACCCCTGGATCCAG gccaACCTGCTGCGGAAGATGCGGCTGAGCGGGATCATCACGCAAGGCGCTCGCCGCGTGGGCCAGCCAGAGTACGTCCGCGCCTACAAAGTTGCCTACAGCCTGGATGGGCGGGAGTTTACCTTCTGCAAGGACGAGaagaaggacacagagaag GTTTTCCAGGGGAACGTGGACTATGGTACCATGCAGACCAACATGTTTAACCCTCCCATCGTCACCCAGTTCATCCGCATCTACCCCGTGATGTGCCGCCGTGCCTGCACGCTGCGCTTTGAACTTATCGGCTGTGAGATGAATG GTTGCTCGGAGCCTCTGGGCATGAAGTCCCGCCTGATCTCCGACCAGCAGATCACAGCCTCCAGTGTCTACAAGACCTGGGGCATCGACGCCTTTACCTGGCACCCACATTACGCTCGCCTGGACAAGACGGGCAAAACCAACGCCTGGACAGCACTCCACAACGGCCAGTCTGAGTGGCTGCAG ATTGACCTCCGGGACCAGAAGAAGGTGACGGGCATCATCACACAAGGAGCCCGTGACTTTGGGCACATCCAATATGTGGCAGCCTACAAGGTGGCCTACAGTGACAATGGCACAACCTGGACCCTCTACCAGGATGGCCAGAAGAACAGCACCAAG ATCTTCCACGGTAACAGCGACAACTACTCACACAAGAAGAATGTGTTCGACGTGCCCTTCTACGCCCGCTTCATCCGCATCCTGCCTGTGGCCTGGCACAACCGCATCACTCTGCgtgtggagctgctgggctgcgATGAGTAG
- the MFGE8 gene encoding lactadherin isoform X1, which yields MRAVRQWQALLALGLGLSLLLIVVGDFCDVNHCQNGGTCLTGINETPFFCICPEGYVGIDCNETEKGPCHPNPCHNNGECQLVPNRGDVFTDYICKCPAGYDGVHCQNNKNECYSQPCKNGGTCLDLDGDYTCKCPSPFLGKTCHVRCAVLLGMEGGAISDAQLSASSVHYGFLGLQRWGPELARLNNHGIVNAWTSSNYDKNPWIQANLLRKMRLSGIITQGARRVGQPEYVRAYKVAYSLDGREFTFCKDEKKDTEKVFQGNVDYGTMQTNMFNPPIVTQFIRIYPVMCRRACTLRFELIGCEMNVYFNTAGCSEPLGMKSRLISDQQITASSVYKTWGIDAFTWHPHYARLDKTGKTNAWTALHNGQSEWLQIDLRDQKKVTGIITQGARDFGHIQYVAAYKVAYSDNGTTWTLYQDGQKNSTKIFHGNSDNYSHKKNVFDVPFYARFIRILPVAWHNRITLRVELLGCDE from the exons ATGAGGGCGGTGAGGCAGTGGCAGGCGCTGCTcgccctggggctggggctctcGCTGCTGCTGATCGTGGTCG GGGACTTCTGTGATGTGAACCACTGTCAGAATGGGGGCACCTGCCTGACCGGGATTAATGAGACCCCCTTCTTCTGCATCTGCCCTGAGGGCTACGTTGGGATTGACTGCAATGAGACAGAGAAAG GCCCCTGCCACCCCAATCCTTGCCACAACAACGGTGAATGCCAGCTGGTCCCAAACCGGGGGGATGTCTTCACTGACTACATCTGCAAGTGCCCTGCAGGGTACGATGGGGTGCACTGCCAGAACA ACAAGAACGAGTGCTACTCCCAGCCTTGCAAAAATGGAGGCACCTGCCTGGACCTGGATGGCGACTACACCTGCAAATGCCCTTCTCCGTTCTTGGGGAAGACCTGCCATGTCC GCTGCGCAGTTCTCCTGGGCATGGAAGGAGGAGCCATCTCTGATGCTCAGCTTTCAGCATCTTCTGTCCACTACGGCTTCCTTGGCCTCCAGCGCTGGGGTCCAGAGCTCGCCCGCCTCAACAACCACGGCATCGTCAACGCCTGGACCTCCAGCAACTATGACAAGAACCCCTGGATCCAG gccaACCTGCTGCGGAAGATGCGGCTGAGCGGGATCATCACGCAAGGCGCTCGCCGCGTGGGCCAGCCAGAGTACGTCCGCGCCTACAAAGTTGCCTACAGCCTGGATGGGCGGGAGTTTACCTTCTGCAAGGACGAGaagaaggacacagagaag GTTTTCCAGGGGAACGTGGACTATGGTACCATGCAGACCAACATGTTTAACCCTCCCATCGTCACCCAGTTCATCCGCATCTACCCCGTGATGTGCCGCCGTGCCTGCACGCTGCGCTTTGAACTTATCGGCTGTGAGATGAATG TTTATTTCAACACGGCAGGTTGCTCGGAGCCTCTGGGCATGAAGTCCCGCCTGATCTCCGACCAGCAGATCACAGCCTCCAGTGTCTACAAGACCTGGGGCATCGACGCCTTTACCTGGCACCCACATTACGCTCGCCTGGACAAGACGGGCAAAACCAACGCCTGGACAGCACTCCACAACGGCCAGTCTGAGTGGCTGCAG ATTGACCTCCGGGACCAGAAGAAGGTGACGGGCATCATCACACAAGGAGCCCGTGACTTTGGGCACATCCAATATGTGGCAGCCTACAAGGTGGCCTACAGTGACAATGGCACAACCTGGACCCTCTACCAGGATGGCCAGAAGAACAGCACCAAG ATCTTCCACGGTAACAGCGACAACTACTCACACAAGAAGAATGTGTTCGACGTGCCCTTCTACGCCCGCTTCATCCGCATCCTGCCTGTGGCCTGGCACAACCGCATCACTCTGCgtgtggagctgctgggctgcgATGAGTAG
- the HAPLN3 gene encoding hyaluronan and proteoglycan link protein 3 isoform X1: MTTPGLRVWPRSPAMLLLPLLLEATLLRLGSSSHHPFYNGFYYNHIMNDKGSGQEKVVYFNGAKLIVDTPKDPVYSSSGTNVTLPCQYHYEPDQEAKRKIRIKWSKLRDDYTKEQDVLVAIGKTYVAFGNFQGRAHLRQAGRHEASLVISDVRLQDDGKYRCEVIDGLEDESDVVDLRLQGVVFPYQPPRGQYRLNFHEAERACQEQGAILATFNQLFQAWSEGLDWCNAGWLADGTVQYPIRLPRKPCGGLHLAPGIRSYGPRHRHLHRFDAFCFSSALRGEIFYLDRLAGMTLEEAKQSCQDAGAEIARVGHLYSAWKFLGLDRCDAGWLADGSVRYPIAKPRANCGPEEPGVRSFGFPSQGRFGVFCYKER; this comes from the exons ATGACCAcg CCCGGGCTCAGGGTTTGGCCTCGCTCcccagccatgctgctgctcccGCTGCTCCTGGAGGCCACCCTGCTGcggctgggcagcagctcccaccaccCCTTCTACAACGGCTTCTACTACAACCACATCATGAACGACAAGGGCAGTGGGCAGGAGAAAG tggTTTACTTCAATGGAGCCAAACTGATAGTGGACACCCCTAAAGACCCTGTCTACAGCTCCAGTGGCACCAATGTCACCCTGCCTTGCCAGTACCACTACGAGCCTGACCAGGAAGCCAAGCGCAAGATCCGCATCAAGTGGTCCAAGCTGCGGGATGACTACACTAAGGAGCAGGATGTGCTGGTGGCCATCGGGAAGACCTACGTGGCCTTCGGGAACTTCCAGGGCCGTGCTCACCTCCGTCAGGCTGGGCGACATGAGGCCTCACTGGTCATCAGTGATGTGCGCTTGCAGGATGATGGCAAATACCGCTGTGAGGTCATTGATGGGCTGGAGGATGAGAGCGATGTGGTGGACCTCCGGCTGCAAG GTGTGGTGTTCCCTTACCAGCCTCCCCGCGGGCAGTACAGGCTCAACTTCCATGAAGCTGAGCGAGCATGCCAGGAGCAAGGTGCCATCCTCGCCACCTTCAACCAGCTCTTCCAGGCCTGGAGCGAGGGGCTGGACTGGTGCAATGCGGGCTGGCTGGCTGATGGCACTGTGCAGTACCCCATCCGTCTGCCCCGCAAgccctgtggtgggctgcacCTTGCCCCAGGCATCCGCAGCTACGGCCCGCGCCACCGGCACCTGCACCGCTTCGAtgccttctgcttctcctctgcGCTtagag GAGAGATTTTCTACTTGGACCGCCTGGCTGGAATGACGCTGGAAGAGGccaagcagagctgccaggacGCAGGGGCTGAGATTGCCCGAGTGGGGCACCTCTACTCTGCCTGGAAGTTCCTGGGGCTGGACCGCTGCgatgctggctggctggcagacGGCAGCGTCCGCTACCCCATTGCCAAGCCCCGAGCCAACTGCGGCCCCGAGGAGCCCGGTGTCCGCAGCTTCGGcttccccagccagggcaggtttGGGGTCTTCTGCTACAAGGAAAGATAA
- the HAPLN3 gene encoding hyaluronan and proteoglycan link protein 3 isoform X2, producing MPGLRVWPRSPAMLLLPLLLEATLLRLGSSSHHPFYNGFYYNHIMNDKGSGQEKVVYFNGAKLIVDTPKDPVYSSSGTNVTLPCQYHYEPDQEAKRKIRIKWSKLRDDYTKEQDVLVAIGKTYVAFGNFQGRAHLRQAGRHEASLVISDVRLQDDGKYRCEVIDGLEDESDVVDLRLQGVVFPYQPPRGQYRLNFHEAERACQEQGAILATFNQLFQAWSEGLDWCNAGWLADGTVQYPIRLPRKPCGGLHLAPGIRSYGPRHRHLHRFDAFCFSSALRGEIFYLDRLAGMTLEEAKQSCQDAGAEIARVGHLYSAWKFLGLDRCDAGWLADGSVRYPIAKPRANCGPEEPGVRSFGFPSQGRFGVFCYKER from the exons ATG CCCGGGCTCAGGGTTTGGCCTCGCTCcccagccatgctgctgctcccGCTGCTCCTGGAGGCCACCCTGCTGcggctgggcagcagctcccaccaccCCTTCTACAACGGCTTCTACTACAACCACATCATGAACGACAAGGGCAGTGGGCAGGAGAAAG tggTTTACTTCAATGGAGCCAAACTGATAGTGGACACCCCTAAAGACCCTGTCTACAGCTCCAGTGGCACCAATGTCACCCTGCCTTGCCAGTACCACTACGAGCCTGACCAGGAAGCCAAGCGCAAGATCCGCATCAAGTGGTCCAAGCTGCGGGATGACTACACTAAGGAGCAGGATGTGCTGGTGGCCATCGGGAAGACCTACGTGGCCTTCGGGAACTTCCAGGGCCGTGCTCACCTCCGTCAGGCTGGGCGACATGAGGCCTCACTGGTCATCAGTGATGTGCGCTTGCAGGATGATGGCAAATACCGCTGTGAGGTCATTGATGGGCTGGAGGATGAGAGCGATGTGGTGGACCTCCGGCTGCAAG GTGTGGTGTTCCCTTACCAGCCTCCCCGCGGGCAGTACAGGCTCAACTTCCATGAAGCTGAGCGAGCATGCCAGGAGCAAGGTGCCATCCTCGCCACCTTCAACCAGCTCTTCCAGGCCTGGAGCGAGGGGCTGGACTGGTGCAATGCGGGCTGGCTGGCTGATGGCACTGTGCAGTACCCCATCCGTCTGCCCCGCAAgccctgtggtgggctgcacCTTGCCCCAGGCATCCGCAGCTACGGCCCGCGCCACCGGCACCTGCACCGCTTCGAtgccttctgcttctcctctgcGCTtagag GAGAGATTTTCTACTTGGACCGCCTGGCTGGAATGACGCTGGAAGAGGccaagcagagctgccaggacGCAGGGGCTGAGATTGCCCGAGTGGGGCACCTCTACTCTGCCTGGAAGTTCCTGGGGCTGGACCGCTGCgatgctggctggctggcagacGGCAGCGTCCGCTACCCCATTGCCAAGCCCCGAGCCAACTGCGGCCCCGAGGAGCCCGGTGTCCGCAGCTTCGGcttccccagccagggcaggtttGGGGTCTTCTGCTACAAGGAAAGATAA
- the HAPLN3 gene encoding hyaluronan and proteoglycan link protein 3 isoform X3, producing MLLLPLLLEATLLRLGSSSHHPFYNGFYYNHIMNDKGSGQEKVVYFNGAKLIVDTPKDPVYSSSGTNVTLPCQYHYEPDQEAKRKIRIKWSKLRDDYTKEQDVLVAIGKTYVAFGNFQGRAHLRQAGRHEASLVISDVRLQDDGKYRCEVIDGLEDESDVVDLRLQGVVFPYQPPRGQYRLNFHEAERACQEQGAILATFNQLFQAWSEGLDWCNAGWLADGTVQYPIRLPRKPCGGLHLAPGIRSYGPRHRHLHRFDAFCFSSALRGEIFYLDRLAGMTLEEAKQSCQDAGAEIARVGHLYSAWKFLGLDRCDAGWLADGSVRYPIAKPRANCGPEEPGVRSFGFPSQGRFGVFCYKER from the exons atgctgctgctcccGCTGCTCCTGGAGGCCACCCTGCTGcggctgggcagcagctcccaccaccCCTTCTACAACGGCTTCTACTACAACCACATCATGAACGACAAGGGCAGTGGGCAGGAGAAAG tggTTTACTTCAATGGAGCCAAACTGATAGTGGACACCCCTAAAGACCCTGTCTACAGCTCCAGTGGCACCAATGTCACCCTGCCTTGCCAGTACCACTACGAGCCTGACCAGGAAGCCAAGCGCAAGATCCGCATCAAGTGGTCCAAGCTGCGGGATGACTACACTAAGGAGCAGGATGTGCTGGTGGCCATCGGGAAGACCTACGTGGCCTTCGGGAACTTCCAGGGCCGTGCTCACCTCCGTCAGGCTGGGCGACATGAGGCCTCACTGGTCATCAGTGATGTGCGCTTGCAGGATGATGGCAAATACCGCTGTGAGGTCATTGATGGGCTGGAGGATGAGAGCGATGTGGTGGACCTCCGGCTGCAAG GTGTGGTGTTCCCTTACCAGCCTCCCCGCGGGCAGTACAGGCTCAACTTCCATGAAGCTGAGCGAGCATGCCAGGAGCAAGGTGCCATCCTCGCCACCTTCAACCAGCTCTTCCAGGCCTGGAGCGAGGGGCTGGACTGGTGCAATGCGGGCTGGCTGGCTGATGGCACTGTGCAGTACCCCATCCGTCTGCCCCGCAAgccctgtggtgggctgcacCTTGCCCCAGGCATCCGCAGCTACGGCCCGCGCCACCGGCACCTGCACCGCTTCGAtgccttctgcttctcctctgcGCTtagag GAGAGATTTTCTACTTGGACCGCCTGGCTGGAATGACGCTGGAAGAGGccaagcagagctgccaggacGCAGGGGCTGAGATTGCCCGAGTGGGGCACCTCTACTCTGCCTGGAAGTTCCTGGGGCTGGACCGCTGCgatgctggctggctggcagacGGCAGCGTCCGCTACCCCATTGCCAAGCCCCGAGCCAACTGCGGCCCCGAGGAGCCCGGTGTCCGCAGCTTCGGcttccccagccagggcaggtttGGGGTCTTCTGCTACAAGGAAAGATAA